The Bicyclus anynana chromosome 12, ilBicAnyn1.1, whole genome shotgun sequence genomic interval aaactttacaaaTACATTGCCGTGTATTTTTGCACCAGAGAGGTCATCAGTTTTGCAAAATGACTGAAAAAGGAAACTCGAGTATAAGCTTTACAAGCTAACACCGATTCTCGATTTTAGAGCGTCCCAACAAAAAGGCGCATGCATAGGATTTACAATGTAGCTGGCATGCCCAAAGGCTAACCcgataaacacaaataaattggTTTAAACATACGCGTGCCGATTTTGAAGCTTACCACGCgttattaaagttcaaattagATTAGAGTTGACGCTAGGAATATATTCGCAGTATTTCGCCGGCCCGCGGCGGTATTGTGACGTGCATTTGTTTACTCGCGGCCGTAACACGCCGAATTCGCTAACGAACTtattattcgaatttcgaatgcCAATCTTCAGAGCTTTGGCCATGTTATTTATGTTAGGCTTTGTTTGCTCTTGCGCGCTGATTGTGTAGAGGCCTAAAAATAACATGAGCTAATTATTTTGTCACTAGCTGACGTCAGCGAGAAAATAGATGTATGACACGTAAagtaaagccgtgatagcccagtggatgtgacctctgccgattccggagggtgtgggtatgaatccggtccggggcatgcacctctaacttttcagttgtgtgcgttttaagaaattaaatattacgtgtctcaaacggtgaaggaaaacatcgtgaggaaacctgcataccagagaatttaagtctgccaatccgccaattgggccagcttggtggactattgaccataggagactccagctcagcagtgagccgaatatgggttgataatgatgatgatgatgactttttttGTCAGCTGACgtcagcgacttcgtccgcgagaaagATGTATGACACGTAAATTCTCAATCTGGAGTTgaaaagttagtggtgttacgCTAAGCACGCTTACCTTCATTGGAGCAAGGTGGTGGAACCATACTCCATATTTCTCTGCTATAAGCAGGGAGGTGGTCAGGAGGATAAAATGGTTTAGTAAGTTAGCATGAACAGACATATGTATGTATGGCATCGCGGACAtaccttaaaaaaattaaaaaaaaactgtcgttATTAAGATTAACAATCTTCCTTGTTGAAGGTAATGTTTAAAGTAAAGAcagataaattgtatatttttatttaacataacaaaaacaatgaaataaaaataaacatttaaaaattttaattatgctaGAAAAAACGTatggtttaaataaatttaaattacaatgaGAAACCAAGTTTTTAcaaccatttaaaaataattcttttatattcatcattacATGGGGTACATGTTAAATGTAGCATCGATAACTCAACACTGAAGcggccggactcatcatcgaggggtcgcagttcgatcctcgcccgctGGAgcattgtcgtacccactaacTTAGTATTTTCCAACTATATAGTTAGAGGGAAGGAgaacattggtcatatttaaaagatatggcaaaaatttaaaaaataaataaatatataattgccAAGATggttataggctatatcatAGTACAAAAATACCCTATTCCTTTCTGAAAAGTAAACTCACTGGTCATTAAATTctgataagaaaaataaaagttgaaTGTAGGAAACACAATATcaaagaattattaattatcatatctagtaataaataattataaattgagTACCTATACcgatgtaaattattattagagttGTCGTTAACTATACACATCAAATAATGGTAACGTAATCATGGCTACAACGCATTAGCCTATCTCACAAAATCCTATTCCACTCTGGTTGAAAAACCTGCTTATTGAACTGGTTTTCACTGGTCAttatacgtacgatgcggatcagtagaCGCACTTGTGTgactttcaatacaaagaatactaaaatctgtcttatgcgtacgatgcggatctgtggacgcttaCCATAAATAGACACTAAGTTAAAAACCAACCGCATTCCCATTACTTCGTGGATCATATGCACCTTCAAGAATACCACCAGGATATCTCACTAGTGCTCCAGCATGGCCCACGTTTTCCGAAAAGGGTTCTAAAATAACAACTTTATGACCTCGCTTTTTAAGATATTCAATAGTTTCATTACTAAACCGACTCTCCAGATTTAAAAAGGTATTCAAATTTCTTTCCACAGTTGATCCGTACACCCATCTGGGATCAGAAACGGATTTCTGTAAATTTAGACATTGGATTACGTATCTGTGGAAGATAGCGGCTTGGGTTTGCGGCTGCCCGTCACCACCTCTGGTACCGTATATCATAACCCTACCGTCGTTCAATATCGCAGCAGCAGGATTCAAAGTGTGGAATGGTTTTTTACCAGGTACTAAAGACCTTAAGTGATTTCTCTTTAACGTGAAAGAAATACCCCGGTTGTGCCACACGATTCCCGTTCCAGGTATCACAATACCGCTCCCAAAATGTTGGTAAGTGCTCTGAATAAATGAAACTGAATATCCCTTACTGTCCATTACTCCCATCCAAATGGTATCACTTTGGCCTAATCCCTTCTCACTTGGGGAAGCTTCATTGAGATTAATTTGACTAGccatttttgtaatttctgaagACGCTAACAACGATTGGGCATCGACTGTCATGTAACGAGGGTCTGTGATATACCGGTCACGTAAACCAAAAGCCTGTTTTGTTGCTTCTACTGTTGCATGAATGAACTGACCTTCATGTTGACCGTCGATACCCAGCTTATCTAACATTCCGAGAATAGATAACGAAACTGCACCTTGAGTTGGTGGCGGAAGATTGATAAGTTCACCTTGAGAGTGAGTCAACTTAAGTGGAGTCCGCCTAATTGCTGAATATCTTGCAAGATCTGATTCAGTGATAGGCATACCAACTAGCTTCATTTGTTTGGCAATAGATTTCGCTAATTCACCTCGATAGAAGCTATTTAAGCCATTTCGTGAAAGATCTTTCAAAGTTTTCGCCAAATCACTTTGACAAAATACTTCGCCTTCTGTAGGTATTGTTCCGTTTGGTAGAAAAATGTCCCTGAATTCTTGAGAATTGTTTTCATCAAAACCGAATGACTGCAGTGCTTGTATTTGCGAGGACGATACAGGAAACCCATCTTCTGCGTACGTGATTGCATCTGCAAGTAATTTAGACAAAGACATCCTTGAATAGCCACTTTCGGATACATATTTTAAGGCTTCTTCCCACCCACCGATAGTTCCAGCGACCGTGATTGCTGATTTTGGGCCTTTAAACGGAATCTTACTGTAACCTTCGAAGAATTGGTGGTTAGCCAAACTGCCGGCTGGTCCGCAAGCCTCTATTGCGACACATTCTCCACAGGGAGGGACTATAAGCCAGAATCCGTCACCGCCAATGCTGTTCATATGTGGATACACGACGGCAATGGTCGCCGCCGCAGCCACCATCGCTTCCATAGCCGTTCCACCttccattaaaattcttatAGCACTTTGAGTCGCCAAATGATGAGGGGTCACAGCCATGCCACGTGAAGCTAAGGTTCTTGTTTCCATTATGTGCACTTATACTATACCTAATTTTGAGAATCTGAAACAAAATACGAGTCGTCACAATATAAAGTCAAAGACGTGCATCACCATTACAATGAAAAAATTTCCGACTTActacactgatattataaagagggaataatatttttttaattaatatttctcaTCTGCtagttttcttataaaaaaaaatagacaggCAAGTTTGTCCaagtgtacataatatttagGGTCTTCTAATGCTCCATAAATAATTATTGGATTTTTGGGTTTAGGTACGAGTATACTATGTGACAGTTCTGTAGGTTTTACAGCTATTTATTCAAAAAGAGAGCAAAGTTCGTTTTTGCTGCGAGTGCAGAGTTTGAATCCCGAGCAAGCGAAAGATTGTATAATTGAATCACGAACGTAACGAACGATTCTAAGTAAGAATCACGAGCGTAGCGAACGATTCTAAGTTAGAATCTTGTATTCAAAGGCGCAAGAAGCAAAATACTTTGCTTTCGTGTGACACATAAAACAGTTgcctaaaaataatatgtacaatattaattacaattttggGATTTAAGTAAACGTTAATACTGTTTTATTTGACACTGTTGGCGTAATATATTCGCGTCATTTTCCGTTGTTTTTCTTGCACATTCTGGGAACTTGTCTCGTCTATATTCAGAGACTTTTGGTTTCTATTGTAGATAGGTATTGTATTCTAATAGCATTAATATAATTCACAAGCTTTCTAATATTTATCACTATCACAAGACTTTCGGTAAACACATTAAATCGCTATTTATTGCTTCCTTTTTCAattctatatttatactagctaACGCATATTAGCACATTATCTATGTTTAtactagttcccgttcccgtaggaatacggggataatatatagcctatagccttcctcgataaatggactatttaacactgaaagattttttcaattcgaaccagtagttcctgagatttgcgcgttcaggcaaacaagcaaactcttcagctttataatattagtatagataaataggtacctacttgtttggataaaatataaattttggtCACAGATGGTTCTTTTTCACAGAGATTCACAAACAACTTGAACAGACAGACGACTTGTTTATATAGTTAGTGAATTAGGActgctttattaattatttaatttaagcgTAAAATGGTCATAATATCTGTGATATTTCTTCTGTTTATATTGATAACGTTTTATCAGTTTCATGGTCGATTATTCGgttgataatattatagttcaacatgttatttgttatgtttgtCCATAAATACgattggtcatcatcatcatcatcaacccatattcggctcactgctgagctggagtctcctctcagaacgagattggttaggccaatagtccaccacgctggcccattgcggattggtagacttcacacacgcagagaattaagaaaattctctggtatacaggtttctcacgatgttttccttcaccgtttgagtgatattcaatttcttaaaatgcacacaactgaaaatttggaggtgcatgccccggaccgaattcgaacccacaccctccggaatcgaaggcagaggtcatatccactgggctagcacgCGGCACGAATGGTCACTCATCAAATGGTCAATCATCGAAATCTCTTTGAACTTGACTTGACGTAAACAGATGAAATATGTCAGGGAGCACAAATTAGGAATAATAGGCAGACAGTGCGCACGGCACACGACGACGTCGTAGTCGGTCCaaatactgaattcaaaaacgaatatattcttgaatcagtacgacacgaagcgacATCAGCGAAAGACGTCagtcattttcaatattattcaagaacaacgtaactacaaactcacctgatggtaagtgatgatgcaatctaagatggaagcgggctaatttgtttaACGGACTAATTAAAAtcttaatgtatttaattttgttttgtcgCAAACATAGTTCGGACCTTAAACTACCGCGTAGGTACCCTATATATGAATTTACTCTTTGGCATAGGTACAATATAGTGGATCATTTTAGCACCTTC includes:
- the LOC128198000 gene encoding oxamate amidohydrolase proenzyme-like — protein: METRTLASRGMAVTPHHLATQSAIRILMEGGTAMEAMVAAAATIAVVYPHMNSIGGDGFWLIVPPCGECVAIEACGPAGSLANHQFFEGYSKIPFKGPKSAITVAGTIGGWEEALKYVSESGYSRMSLSKLLADAITYAEDGFPVSSSQIQALQSFGFDENNSQEFRDIFLPNGTIPTEGEVFCQSDLAKTLKDLSRNGLNSFYRGELAKSIAKQMKLVGMPITESDLARYSAIRRTPLKLTHSQGELINLPPPTQGAVSLSILGMLDKLGIDGQHEGQFIHATVEATKQAFGLRDRYITDPRYMTVDAQSLLASSEITKMASQINLNEASPSEKGLGQSDTIWMGVMDSKGYSVSFIQSTYQHFGSGIVIPGTGIVWHNRGISFTLKRNHLRSLVPGKKPFHTLNPAAAILNDGRVMIYGTRGGDGQPQTQAAIFHRYVIQCLNLQKSVSDPRWVYGSTVERNLNTFLNLESRFSNETIEYLKKRGHKVVILEPFSENVGHAGALVRYPGGILEGAYDPRSNGNAVGF